The Syntrophorhabdaceae bacterium genome has a segment encoding these proteins:
- a CDS encoding epoxyqueuosine reductase QueH gives FRKGIETGAGAITTTLLYSKYQRHDDIKTIGEELSNTYGIPFLYRDFRKGWKEGVEESKRINMYRQQYCGCIFSEKDRYGGG, from the coding sequence CCTTTCGGAAGGGTATCGAAACCGGCGCCGGGGCGATCACAACAACCCTTCTTTACAGCAAATACCAGAGGCACGACGACATAAAGACCATCGGTGAAGAACTGAGCAACACATATGGCATACCCTTTCTCTACAGGGATTTTCGTAAGGGCTGGAAAGAGGGCGTGGAGGAATCAAAGAGGATCAACATGTACAGGCAGCAATACTGCGGCTGCATCTTCAGTGAAAAAGACCGCTATGGAGGGGGATAA
- a CDS encoding DUF2905 domain-containing protein, whose product MPAMGKVFIILGVIFIVIGLAFMFGDKIPFLGKLPGDIYIKRERFSFYFPLTTSILISIVLMILFSIFRK is encoded by the coding sequence ATGCCTGCGATGGGTAAGGTCTTCATTATCCTCGGCGTCATCTTTATCGTAATAGGACTTGCCTTTATGTTCGGCGACAAGATCCCCTTTCTCGGGAAGCTGCCCGGTGATATCTATATCAAAAGGGAGCGGTTCAGCTTCTACTTCCCCCTCACGACGAGTATCCTTATCAGCATTGTCCTGATGATCCTTTTCTCCATTTTCAGAAAATAG
- the queC gene encoding 7-cyano-7-deazaguanine synthase QueC, translating to MEQKKRKAVVLLSGGLDSTTTLAMALRYGFEVYALTLRYGQRHEVEVMAAERVATSFNVARHITIDVDLRRFGGSALTDNIAVPKGREFVEIAHGIPATYVPARNTIFLSLALAWAEVLGAYDIFIGVNALDYSGYPDCRPEYIQAFEEMANLATKAGVEGEHFTIHMPLINMTKAEIIRKGHELGVDFSITSTCYDPSPDGRPCGQCDACILRQKGFAESGSKDPLLYNKDGERP from the coding sequence ATGGAACAGAAAAAACGAAAGGCCGTCGTACTGCTGAGCGGTGGACTTGATTCAACAACAACCCTCGCCATGGCGCTGCGGTACGGCTTTGAGGTCTATGCCCTTACGTTGCGTTACGGCCAGCGGCACGAGGTAGAGGTCATGGCTGCAGAAAGGGTAGCGACTTCTTTTAACGTTGCCCGGCATATTACGATAGATGTTGACCTGCGGCGCTTCGGAGGCTCTGCCCTTACCGACAATATAGCCGTTCCGAAAGGTCGGGAATTCGTTGAAATTGCCCATGGTATACCGGCCACCTATGTCCCGGCACGGAATACCATCTTCCTCTCTTTAGCCCTGGCCTGGGCAGAGGTCCTGGGGGCTTATGATATCTTTATCGGCGTCAATGCACTTGACTACAGTGGCTACCCCGACTGCAGGCCGGAATACATTCAGGCCTTTGAGGAGATGGCAAACCTCGCTACAAAGGCAGGTGTGGAAGGTGAACACTTTACCATCCATATGCCGCTTATCAATATGACCAAGGCGGAGATTATCAGGAAGGGCCATGAGCTGGGAGTTGACTTTTCAATAACCAGCACCTGCTACGACCCTTCACCGGACGGCAGACCATGCGGGCAATGCGACGCCTGTATCTTACGGCAGAAAGGCTTTGCAGAGAGCGGGTCCAAAGACCCTCTATTGTACAACAAAGACGGGGAGCGTCCATAA